Sequence from the bacterium genome:
ACGGAGAGGTTCTCAAAATCGAAGGCCCTCTTGTCAAAGTCAGGATGCCGCAGCATGGCGGTTGCGCATCATGCGGTCAGCGGGTTATATGCTTTCCGATGGGCAGGGAGAGGGTGCTGATTGCAAGAGCCCAGGGCAAGCTTAATGCAGGGGATGGGGTCATGATCATGACGGCTTCTGCTCCTGCAATAATCTCCTCTCTGCTCGTTTTCATAGGTCCAATCATACTCCTCATATCCCTGTGGTTCATATTCCAGGCTTTTGGCGCGGTGCTGTGGGTTAAGCTTGCGAGCATGGGACTCGCTCTGGTCGCGTATTTCGTTATTCTCTCAAGGATAGACAAGAGACTCCGGCGCTCGGGATGGTTCCTGCCAAGGGCTGTAAGGTGCGATACAATAAAAGCCAGGGGCTCGACTAAAGATGAATGATATATACCTCGATAACGCAACCACTACTCAAATGGACCCATGGGTGCTCG
This genomic interval carries:
- a CDS encoding SoxR reducing system RseC family protein — encoded protein: MLQEEYGEVLKIEGPLVKVRMPQHGGCASCGQRVICFPMGRERVLIARAQGKLNAGDGVMIMTASAPAIISSLLVFIGPIILLISLWFIFQAFGAVLWVKLASMGLALVAYFVILSRIDKRLRRSGWFLPRAVRCDTIKARGSTKDE